One Fusarium poae strain DAOMC 252244 chromosome 4, whole genome shotgun sequence DNA window includes the following coding sequences:
- a CDS encoding hypothetical protein (BUSCO:60272at5125): MRSHDAMQSEEANDAAWEAARGGVAGAVKWGIGAAILGAAGYVWSPLYRSMTVQFKVYLQMCGMVPGAMIEADSRLRAYEQRVRMQRRLMGDRAKWQRYEEEYIKGDGK; encoded by the exons ATGCGTTCCCACGATGCTATGCAAAGTGAGGAGGCCAACGATGCCGCCTGGGAAGCAGCCAGAGGAGGTGTCGCAGGTGCTGTCAAGTGGGGAATTGGTGCTGCGATACTCGGTGCTGCCGGATACGTCTGGTCGCCGCTATATCGATCCATGACGGTTCAATTCAAAGT GTATCTACAAATGTGTGGCATGGTTCCAGGAGCTATGATTGAGGCGGACTCACGACTGAGAGCATATGAGCAACGGGTAAGAATGCAGAGGAGGTTAATGGGTGACAGGGCCAAGTGGCAACGATACGAGGAGGAATACATCAAAGGCGACGGCAAATAA
- a CDS encoding hypothetical protein (TransMembrane:4 (o20-42i54-77o97-124i145-167o)~BUSCO:41592at5125), translating to MADNVMTAYWDLPAVSRNLVTALVMTSVTCKLNIVSVYSVLYHPKYLWMFPPQIWRLVTSFFVELHPINLLMNSFFLYRYCNQLEMGNARFPRKVDLVFYILFVCLVILMIDYLTGLNSMLYLNGLILAMAYTVTQDQRGQKAQFLVLTIPAQTLPVCMIVATALMVGPNAALVEIEGLFAAHLYDFLTRLWPEFGNGPQLLRIPSWLERLVRTPRVLNRGFGTAIRPGNSASTGSSSGVDKGGPLPDSWRTRGRGQRLG from the exons ATGGCGGACAATGTGATGACCGCCTACTGGGATCTCCCAGCTGTCTCTCG GAACCTTGTTACTGCTCTAGTGATGACATCCGTCACCTGCAAGCTTAACATTGTGTCGGTCTACTCGGTGCTTTATCATCCGAAATATCTGTGGATGTTCCCTCCACAGATCTGGCGCCTCGTAACATCCTTCTTCGTCGAGCTACACCCCATCAATTTGCTCATGAATTCGTTCTTTCTGTATCGCTACTGCAATCAGCTGGAGATGGGAAACGCTCGTTTCCCGCGCAAGGTCGATCTTGTCTTTTACATTCTCTTCGTCTGTTTAGTAATTCTG ATGATCGACTACCTTACCGGCTTGAACAGCATGCTGTACTTGAACGGCCTCATTCTTGCTATGGCATACACCGTGACCCAGGATCAGCGAGGCCAAAAGGCGCAGTTTCTCGTCCTTACCATCCCAGCTCAAACTCTGCCGGTCTGCATGATAGTCGCCACTGCCCTCATGGTAGGACCTAACGCAGCCCTGGTCGAGATTGAGGGTTTGTTTGCCGCTCACCTCTACGACTTCCTCACACGCCTCTGGCCCGAATTCGGCAATGGCCCTCAGCTGTTGAGAATCCCTTCCTGGCTTGAGCGTCTCGTACGGACTCCCAGAGTTCTCAACCGTGGTTTTGGTACCGCTATCCGACCTGGTAACTCGGCGTCTACTGGTAGCAGTAGTGGTGTGGATAAGGGTGGTCCCTTGCCAGACTCGTGGCGAACTCGTGGCCGAGGTCAACGACTTGGCTGA
- a CDS encoding hypothetical protein (SECRETED:SignalP(1-20)~TransMembrane:1 (n5-15c20/21o238-260i)), producing MWNPSGILSSLALSLPLVLALQVTPDSECAALCSDGSNTTLSDASLSRTNSSDIVCGDDEYSKTGKGIRFKNCLNCLQKSEATWEEESDVFWFLYNVRYAFDVCLYSYPDAVDSGTTNSPCNIETSCGSLEEALKTSLLKSNADNQLDYCTAEDSIINGPSYKECIGCLQSTSDQTYLANFLIALKAGCIQEPEKGDIVGLSGTIFASSLVNITDPDTNETLPGDGGAPVGSMTTGTIVGIAVGCGLGLAGMAWLIWIYCRRSRPRRGAGIKIESPPPDTPMNHRSMHGIQKSSYFKDDNYGRRPPPVHDPSRGHIRSMSNAQHYDSVERDMAGTNSNVSYHYAPHSKTNGPNAALPTHPAYIPRVMSKLPEPRTTSQSRKTYAPDSYALQTYLNATDDFGIHLAPTHDASSSRTASSRTPSPARQEKVPEPPAVAPPAPDLHAGRPRLPSLSFPSLHKLVIPKKNAPPPPELNLQSATPISALGNDPRREMRISKPLAVLDPRFQDKPLGGGPVMAKNVPAAFNEDYLQRREANKSPMLSGNSRVYG from the exons ATGTGGAACCCTTCTGGGATTCTGAGCAGCCTGGCTCTTTCCCTGCCTCTCGTACTTGCTCTTCAAGTAACACCCGACTCGGAGTGCGCTGCTCTGTGTTCCGATGGCTCAAACACCACCCTTAGCGACGCCAGCCTCTCCAGAACGAACTCTTCGGATATCGTATGTGGCGACGATGAATATTCCAAAACAGGGAAAGGCATTAGATTCAAGAATTGCCTCAATTGTCTTCAGAAGAGTGAGGCTACGTGggaggaagagagtgatGTGTTTTGGTTTCTGT ACAATGTTCGTTATGCTTTCGATGTTTGTCTCTACTCTTACCCCGATGCAGTGGATTCAGGGACCACCAACTCTCCCTGCAACATCGAAACCTCCTGCGGGTCCCTTGAGGAAGCCCTGAAGACTTCCTTACTAAAGTCAAATGCCGACAACCAGCTCGACTATTGCACGGCAGAAGACTCTATCATCAATGGTCCAAGCTATAAGGAGTGTATTGGCTGCTTACAGTCAACGTCAGATCAAACCTACCTCGCCAATT TTTTGATAGCCCTGAAAGCCGGCTGCATACAGGAACCCGAGAAAGGTGACATCGTTGGCCTCAGCGGGACGATATTCGCTTCTTCACTGGTCAACATCACGGACCCAGACACCAACGAGACACTCCCAGGCGACGGCGGTGCTCCTGTTGGTTCCATGACTACCGGTACCATTGTGGGCATTGCGGTAGGATGTGGCCTTGGACTCGCTGGTATGGCTTGGCTTATTTGGATTTACTGTCGACGAAGCCGACCCCGTCGTGGAGCAGGCATCAAGATTGAGTCACCACCACCAGATACACCAATGAACCACCGCTCCATGCATGGCATACAAAAGTCGTCATATTTCAAAGACGATAATTACGGAAGGCGCCCACCCCCTGTTCACGATCCTTCTCGCGGTCATATCCGCAGTATGTCCAATGCGCAACATTACGATTCAGTCGAACGAGACATGGCGGGCACAAATTCGAATGTTAGCTACCACTACGCACCACACTCAAAGACCAATGGACCAAACGCGGCTCTTCCAACGCACCCAGCTTATATCCCAAGGGTAATGAGCAAACTTCCCGAGCCTCGGACCACCTCCCAGTCCCGTAAGACTTACGCACCCGATTCATATGCGCTACAGACATATCTGAATGCGACGGACGACTTTGGCATACATCTTGCACCTACACATGACGCCTCATCGAGCCGTACAGCTTCAAGCCGAACCCCGTCACCTGCTCGACAAGAAAAGGTCCCCGAGCCTCCAGCTGTTGCACCTCCTGCACCTGATCTTCATGCAGGCAGACCAAGATTGCCTTCGCTCTCGTTCCCCTCGCTGCACAAGCTCGTCATTCCCAAGAAGAACGCCCCTCCTCCCCCAGAGCTCAACCTGCAGTCAGCGACACCGATATCGGCATTAGGAAACGATCCTCGGCGAGAAATGAGAATTTCCAAACCCTTGGCTGTTCTGGATCCTCGATTTCAAGACAAGCCACTGGGCGGAGGTCCCGTTATGGCGAAGAACGTACCAGCTGCATTCAACGAAGATTACCTGCAGAGGCGAGAGGCGAACAAATCTCCAATGCTGAGCGGCAACAGTCGTGTTTATGGATGA
- a CDS encoding hypothetical protein (SECRETED:SignalP(1-18)~TransMembrane:1 (n5-13c18/19o222-242i)~BUSCO:30570at5125), translated as MRPSTFISACGLLSPAVAIIVADNSPCGTLCGNVLDATASDDIVCHEDDYKSGAGIVYQQCVACQLSSDYYTKDNETDQQWLLYNVRYAASYCLFGVPDNDKVINTPCLTSKACGPFRQAVEYKNLSTQIESYEYCDKWPVHDTLDFEGCTECLRAGDNHYLANFFTLLQAGCEQKPEPGVEISIDGSVFSQEIVNITEPSPVASLDPDWLDQGPISLGAKVGIAAGGVALILFVVGFCIIWRGKRRRRAFLRQIEHRPKPQPRPRTKSGWPAQLQINNDMRETPLSQKPLRSWDESPISARSEKTFPRYVSPYGSQFNSPVSATELQLAQWPVLNPNQPTYPPMPPSTASNTPFEMFPNMYKTDPSPSNSQIGVALGGDDSALNTPQSKGKDRDESYEMYPVDGRAHTGIGIYQPEQYAQHEYFTRETTYHGQTYQGQVYQGQGHEYEDIYGDEPRGRRQ; from the exons ATGAGACCATCAACTTTCATATCAGCCTGCGGGTTACTTAGCCCTGCTGTCGCCATAATAGTCGCAGATAATTCACCTTGTGGAACTTTATGTGGCAACGTTCTTGATGCCACTGCGTCTGACGACATCGTCTGCCATGAAGACGACTACAAGAGTGGTGCAGGAATTGTATATCAACAATGTGTCGCATGCCAGCTAAGTAGCGACTATTACACGAAGGATAACGAGACCGACCAACAATGGCTACTCT ATAATGTTCGTTATGCAGCATCATATTGCTTATTTGGGGTGCCGGATAACGATAAGGTTATCAATACTCCATGCTTAACCTC AAAAGCTTGTGGGCCATTCCGACAGGCCGTCGAATACAAGAACCTGTCTACACAGATCGAGAGTTACGAGTATTGTGATAAATGGCCGGTGCACGACACACTCGACTTCGAAGGATGCACAGAGTGTCTGCGCGCTGGCGACAACCATTATTTGGCCAACT TCTTTACCCTTCTTCAAGCTGGATGTGAACAAAAACCAGAACCTGGCGTGGAGATCTCTATCGATGGTAGCGTCTTCTCTCAAGAGATTGTGAACATCACAGAACCCTCACCTGTTGCTTCCTTGGACCCAGACTGGCTTGATCAGGGACCCATCAGCCTAGGTGCCAAGGTAGGCATCGCTGCCGGAGGCGTAGCTCTAATTTTGTTCGTCGTTGGTTTCTGTATCATCTGGCGgggcaagagaagaaggagagcaTTCCTACGACAAATCGAACACCGACCCAAACCGCAACCCCGACCTCGTACCAAGAGCGGATGGCCAGCCCAATTGCAAATTAACAACGACATGCGCGAGACACCATTGAGCCAGAAGCCATTGAGAAGCTGGGATGAATCACCAATTAGTGCCCGATCCGAGAAGACCTTCCCAAGATATGTATCTCCATATGGTTCTCAGTTCAATAGCCCCGTCAGCGCTACCGAACTACAGCTTGCACAATGGCCCGTTCTGAATCCCAACCAACCGACATACCCTCCAATGCCTCCCAGTACGGCATCGAACACTCCTTTCGAGATGTTTCCTAACATGTATAAGACTGATCCGAGTCCATCAAATTCTCAGATCGGAGTAGCCCTGGGCGGAGATGACTCGGCACTCAACACTCCTCAGTCAAAAGGCAAAGATCGCGACGAGTCATACGAGATGTACCCCGTCGACGGCCGAGCGCATACTGGCATCGGGATCTACCAGCCTGAACAATATGCGCAGCACGAATATTTTACTCGGGAAACCACGTACCATGGCCAAACTTACCAGGGACAGGTttatcaaggtcaagggcaTGAGTATGAGGACATATATGGTGATGAGCCAAGGGGTAGGAGACAATGA
- the CBF5 gene encoding centromere/microtubule-binding protein cbf5 (BUSCO:26822at5125), with protein MTTDVAVVKKATEEEYIIKPQASTPTLDTSQWPLLLKNYEKLLVRTGHFTPIPNGCSPLKRDLKQYISSGVINLDKPSNPSSHEVVAWVKRILRCEKTGHSGTLDPKVTGCLIVCIDRATRLVKSQQGAGKEYVAVIRLHDKLPGGQAQFARALETLTGALFQRPPLISAVKRQLRIRTIHESKLIEFDNDRHLGVFWVSCEAGTYIRTLCVHLGLLLGVGGHMQELRRVRSGAMDESKGLVTLHDVLDAQWQMDNTRDESYLRKVISPLETLLTSYKRLVVKDSAVNAVCYGAKLMLPGLLRYEAAIEHHEEVVLMTTKGEAIALGIAQMSTVEMSTCDHGVVAKVKRCIMERDLYPRRWGLGPVALEKKKLKADGKLDKYGRPNDATPAKWSSEYKDFSADASAAAAAAADAPATPAKASEAEDTPMNEAASPAAEDSKDKKRKKHDGETADEKAERKRRKAEKKAAKAAKKAAKGEAMDSDSD; from the exons ATGACCACGGACGTCGCAGTCGTCAAGAAGGCGACAGAGGAGGAGTACATCATCAAGCCCCAGGCCAGCACTCCTACCCTCGACACCAGCCAGTGGCCTCTTCTCCTCAAGAACTACGAAAAGC TTCTCGTTCGCACTGGTCACTTCACTCCCATCCCCAATGGCTGCTCTCCTCTGAAGCGCGACCTTAAGCAGTACATCAGCTCTGGTGTCATTAACCTCGACAAGCCCTCCAATCCTTCGTCTCACGAGGTTGTCGCTTGGGTCAAGCGCATTCTTCG ATGTGAGAAGACTGGTCACTCCGGTACTCTCGACCCCAAGGTTACCGGTTGCTTGATCGTCTGCATTGACCGCGCCACTCGTCTCGTCAAGTCTCAGCAGGGTGCTGGAAAGGAGTATGTGGCTGTTATCCGCCTCCACGACAAGCTGCCCGGTGGCCAGGCTCAGTTCGCCCGCGCTCTCGAGACCCTCACCGGTGCGCTGTTCCAGCGTCCTCCTCTGATCTCTGCCGTCAAGCGTCAGCTCCGTATCCGAACCATCCACGAGAGCAAGCTCATCGAGTTCGACAACGACCGACACCTTGGTGTCTTTTGGGTCAGCTGTGAGGCTGGTACCTACATCCGAACACTCTGTGTTCACTTGGGTCTCCTTCTTGGTGTCGGTGGCCACATGCAGGAGCTTCGACGTGTTCGCAGTGGTGCCATGGATGAGTCTAAGGGTCTCGTCACTCTTCACGACGTTCTCGACGCCCAGTGGCAGATGGACAACACTCGCGACGAGTCTTACCTCCGCAAGGTCATCTCTCCTCTTGAGACTCTCCTGACCTCATACAAGCGTCTGGTCGTCAAAGACAGCGCTGTTAACGCTGTCTGCTACGGTGCCAAGCTCATGCTTCCCGGTCTTCTGCGATACG AGGCCGCCATTGAGCACCACGAGGAGGTTGTCCTAATGACTACCAAGGGTGAGGCCATCGCCCTGGGTATTGCTCAGATGTCCACCGTCGAGATGTCCACCTGCGATCACGGTGTCGTTGCCAAGGTCAAGCGCTGCATCATGGAGCGCGACCTCTACCCCCGCCGATGGGGTCTTGGCCCCGTTgcccttgagaagaagaagctcaaggctgACGGCAAGCTCGACAAGTATGGTCGCCCCAACGATGCCACTCCCGCCAAGTGGAGCTCCGAGTACAAGGACTTCAGTGCCGACgcttctgctgctgctgccgccgccgccgatgCCCCTGCTACCCCCGCCAAGGCCTCTGAGGCTGAGGACACCCCTATGAACGAGGCTGCTTCCCCCGCTGCCGAAGAcagcaaggacaagaagcgcaagaagcACGACGGCGAGACCGCCGATGAGAAGGCCGAGAGGAAACGACGcaaggccgagaagaaggccgCCAAGGCTGCTAAGAAGGCTGCCAAGGGTGAGGCTATGGATAGCGACAGCGATTAA
- a CDS encoding hypothetical protein (SECRETED:SignalP(1-25)~CAZy:GH43_30~CAZy:GH43~CAZy:GH43_3~CAZy:GH43_31~CAZy:GH43_8): protein MSSLSSPWRHIIVFLSFLLLDIASALPSSPSIRPYLLPPPKQLIGKRSESSPSIRPYLLPPPKQLISKRSGNGTFMPRLDVNFPDPCLLHDQDGRWISFATSGNGHHIQIAMADDPFGQWTHLEQDALPGDGWTSGRNFWAPDVRKLNDNSYVMYFSGENPEGGHCIGVARSQNSTGPYEMDPEPFACPKDEGGAIDPAGFYDKSTNKRYVVYKVDGNALKGGAGTPIRLQEVSTDDGSTPIGAPVDIMDRIPAEDGPLVEAPNLVHTDDGRYLLFFSSHIYSDDAYDVKYAVAHQVEGPYVRGPEPFLKTPALGLKGPGGGTSAEDGGFLVFHARCADRKRLQANETQGNLLRTDSSNVFSNTITIT, encoded by the exons ATGTCTTCCTTATCAAGCCCTTGGAGGCACATTATTGTCTTCCTCTCGTTTCTTCTTCTGGACATTGCCTCAGCCCtaccttcttctccctcgATACGACCATACCTACTCCCACCGCCTAAGCAGCTCATTGGCAAAAGATCAGAGTCTTCTCCTTCGATACGGCCATATTTGTTGCCACCTCCCAAGCAGCTCATTAGCAAAAGGTCGGGAAATGGGACTTTCATGCCCCGGCTTGACGTCAACTTCCCCGACCCATGCCTTCTCCATGATCAAGACGGTCGCTGGATATCCTTTGCAACAAGTGGAAATGGACACCATATCCAGATCGCCATGGCTGATGATCCTTTTGGCCAATGGACTCATCTTGAACAAGATGCCCTCCCTGGAGATGGGTGGACGAGCGGCAGAAACTTCTGGGCTCCTGATGTGCGAAAGTTGAACGACAATTCATACGTCATGTACTTCTCAGGGGAAAATCCCGAAGGCGGTCACTGTATTGGAGTTGCGCGGTCACAAAACAGCACAGGTCCATACGAGATGGATCCTGAACCGTTCGCATGTCCCAAAGACGAAGGTGGAGCAATCGACCCGGCCGGTTTTTACGATAAGTCGACTAACAAGCGCTATGTGGTCTACAAAGTCGACGGCAACGCTCTCAAGGGTGGCGCCGGCACTCCGATCCGACTACAAGAAGTTTCAACCGACGATGGATCAACACCGATCGGCGCGCCTGTGGATATCATGGATCGGATCCCTGCAGAGGATGGGCCCCTAGTTGAGGCTCCAAACCTGGTGCACACGGATGACGGCAGATACCTGCTCTTCTTCAGCAGCCACATATACTCGGATGATGCATACGATGTCAAGTACGCTGTGGCCCATCAGGTTGAGGGACCCTATGTCCGGGGACCGGAACCATTCCTCAAGACGCCGGCTCTCGGGCTTAAGGGGCCGGGCGGAGGCACAAGTGCTGAGGATGGGGGTTTCTTGGTGTTCCATGCGCGATGCGCGGACCGGAAGAGGT TGCAAGCGAATGAGACTCAAGGAAACCTCCTGCGAACAGACTCTAGCAATGTCTTTTCCAACACCATCACTATTACCTAA
- a CDS encoding hypothetical protein (SECRETED:SignalP(1-18)~TransMembrane:1 (n3-13c18/19o224-244i)), protein MPLISAFLTLLFWASVRALQVTPNSPCAQFCHGAPDSKSNKTNGGEIVCNDDDFKRQAEGQKFQRCLACLQDSTFEQGDENDQDWFLYNMRYSFDYCIFGYPNATGISSGPCVTSEACGPIEDALKEGITEPNDRDKYGYCDTDSKAMLGDAVAKCQACVKADSSQTIISNFLIALEAACQQRPNPGTTLGLNDTVFSDRTISILDPSASLAPGDNHELPNTSIAAIVIGAVAFLLIFAGCIFMQHRKRKRLSTHNRRSSLSFRCQARLTPRTPGFHDLPPYMDEERNISKSSLWSPNNIARSPKEGHKLGLVTTIVTIPHPPPTKAPLHTPSREDSSPAESVSSCCNAPLLSNGTVQQCSTPCVASPLFSPGLSIATPRSGTFPRDCHDSNNPWAQQPTSATARGFLRKKPSRDSQAPTETRNIRIVFDPPPKKPRKG, encoded by the exons ATGCCCCTTATTTCCGCTTTCCTTACACTCCTCTTCTGGGCCTCGGTCAGGGCTCTCCAGGTCACTCCAAATTCGCCATGTGCTCAGTTTTGCCATGGCGCTCCTGATTCAAAATCGAACAAAACCAACGGTGGCGAGATTGTCTGTAATGACGATGACTTCAAAAGACAAGCCGAGGGCCAAAAGTTCCAAAGATGTCTGGCCTGCTTACAGGACAGTACCTTTGAGCAGGGTGATGAGAATGACCAAGACTGGTTCTTGT ACAACATGCGATACTCTTTCGACTATTGCATATTTGGCTATCCAAACGCAACTGGAATCTCATCAGGCCCATGTGTCACTTCGGAGGCATGTGGACCGATCGAAGATGCCTTGAAAGAGGGTATTACCGAACCCAACGACAGAGACAAGTATGGCTATTGTGACACTGATAGCAAAGCCATGCTTGGTGATGCAGTTGCCAAGTGCCAGGCTTGCGTCAAGGCAGACAGTAGCCAAACGATTATATCGAACT TTCTCATTGCACTTGAAGCTGCGTGCCAACAGCGTCCCAATCCCGGCACCACGCTCGGGCTTAACGACACTGTCTTCAGCGACAGGACCATCTCGATTCTTGACCCTTCTGCTTCTCTTGCTCCTGGAGATAATCATGAGCTCCCCAACACTTCGATTGCTGCCATTGTAATTGGAGCAGTTGCTTTCCTTCTTATCTTTGCAGGATGCATTTTTATGCAACATCGTAAACGCAAGAGGCTTTCTACCCACAATCGACGCTCGTCCCTTTCTTTTCGCTGTCAGGCACGTCTCACGCCACGAACACCTGGTTTCCACGACCTGCCTCCATATATGGATGAGGAGCGAAACATTTCAAAGTCTTCGCTCTGGAGCCCAAACAACATAGCGAGGAGTCCAAAGGAAGGCCACAAACTCGGTCTAGTCACAACTATTGTCACAATTCCTCATCCGCCACCTACAAAGGCCCCGTTACATACCCCTTCTCGCGAAGATTCGTCACCAGCAGAAAGTGTCTCGAGTTGCTGCAATGCTCCTCTCTTATCCAACGGTACAGTGCAGCAATGCAGCACTCCTTGTGTCGCATCGCCGCTTTTCAGTCCTGGTCTTTCTATTGCAACACCCCGGTCGGGAACCTTCCCACGTGATTGCCATGATAGCAACAATCCTTGGGCGCAGCAACCAACAAGTGCTACAGCTAGAGGTTTCTTAAGAAAGAAGCCGTCAAGAGACTCTCAAGCACCAACTGAGACACGCAATATTCGGATTGTGTTTGATCCACCACCCAAAAAGCCCAGAAAAGGTTGA